The following are encoded in a window of Impatiens glandulifera chromosome 5, dImpGla2.1, whole genome shotgun sequence genomic DNA:
- the LOC124940573 gene encoding uncharacterized protein LOC124940573, giving the protein METPISSRRITRSQTKAAASNNGITVTTSDPVKGLMESRQRGLNQSALFDITNDSPVFGLAIGEMSKRRSGYLYNNNREITTPGSGEALLRDQVKKILLQKVEEESELSKISMNEIVMEKGGDGFGPKKELMITRSLLPEFLDESAEDKGVENKEEEEEEKDGYDDDSVMVNELCDYFIKRMNMNGGGEKTGKHTRFVYNSDDEIQGEEDEEEECKLRLKGIPTPKGKHVRFPEEEE; this is encoded by the exons atggaAACCCCAATTTCATCAAGAAGAATCACAAGATCGCAGACCAAGGCCGCTGCTTCAAACAACGGTATTACTGTGACTACTTCAG ATCCTGTTAAGGGTTTAATGGAATCAAGACAGAGAGGATTGAACCAGTCCGCCCTATTCGACATAACCAACGATTCCCCTGTTTTTGGTCTTGCTATTGGGGAAATGTCTAAAAGGAGGAGCGGTTACCTATACAATAACAACAGAGAAATTACAACTCCGGGATCCGGAGAGGCACTATTAAGGGATCAAGTCAAGAAGATCCTTTTGCAAAAGGTTGAAGAAGAATCGGAGCTATCAAAGATTTCGATG AATGAGATTGTGATGGAGAAAGGAGGGGATGGGTTTGGACCCAAAAAGGAATTGATGATTACCAGATCATTGTTGCCGGAATTCTTGGATGAATCGGCAGAAGACAAAGGGGTAgagaacaaagaagaagaagaagaagaaaaagatggTTATGATGATGATTCAGTGATGGTCAATGAACTGTGCGATTATTTTATTAAGAGAATGAACATGAACGGAGGAGGAGAAAAGACCGGAAAACACACTAGATTCGTTTACAACAGCGACGATGAGATCCAAggggaagaagatgaagaagaagagtgtAAATTGCGTCTGAAGGGCATTCCTACTCCTAAGGGTAAGCATGTTCGATTCCCTGAAGAGGAGGAATGa
- the LOC124938225 gene encoding RNA-binding protein involved in heterochromatin assembly dri1-like, with translation MGDSGGREGDWACAGCGNRNYAFRSLCNRCKQPRLLVDTRTPADSKWLPRVGDWICSGCTNNNYASRDKCKKCGQPKEIAAMEAAIAMAGGASLLTQPSYFVRTPQGGLLDQRLLANGGLMNHLLPLSSNWPTNVLPFNNNNWGLGGRNFTGLLPPFANQSNLVVQKGWRNGDWICICGFHNYSSRAQCKKCNAVMPPALGMKRLASEEIGHDWDNKRLNAGQVGSITYFS, from the exons ATGGGTGATAGCGGAGGGAGAGAAGGAGACTGGGCGTGCGCAGGATGTGGTAACCGGAACTACGCCTTCCGATCATTGTGCAACAGATGCAAGCAGCCTCGTCTGCTCGTCGACACCAGAACTCCGGCCGATTCCAAATGGCTTCCTCGTGTCGGTGATTGGATCTGCTCCG GTTGCACTAACAACAATTATGCATCAAGAGATAAGTGCAAGAAATGTGGACAACCAAAGGAAATAGCAGCAATGGAAGCAGCAATTGCAATGGCTGGTGGAGCTTCTCTCTTGACACAACCTAGTTACTTTGTGAGGACTCCTCAAGGAGGATTATTGGATCAAAGGTTGTTGGCCAATGGTGGTCTCATGAATCACTTGCTACCTTTGAGTTCTAATTGGCCTACGAATGTCTTaccatttaataataataattggggTTTGGGAGGAAGAAACTTCACTGGTCTTCTTCCTCCATTTGCAAATCAAAGCAATCTAGTTGTTCAAAAAGGTTGGAGAAATGGTGATTGGATTTGCATTTGTGGCTTCCATAACTACTCTTCTCGTGCACAG TGCAAAAAATGCAATGCTGTTATGCCACCAG CACTTGGAATGAAACGATTGGCATCTGAAGAAATTGGTCATGATTGGGATAACAAAAGACTTAATGCAGGGCAGGTGGGATctattacatatttttcttaa
- the LOC124938571 gene encoding WEB family protein At3g51220-like, whose translation MPTIMERESEKEGAVMVIGRAEIDTRPPFKSVKEAVMLFGETILAGGIYAKHIQEMQANRGNENGEHKSKLGAMAWELQETKQSLQKAKEEGDMMADCLKSIEHELEQARNELQRLKSSRDLTDPAIDLETEELKFIENQVLKRDDQEEGFIGLEKKRSVKFANPPLLTKVITTSTVTEETEKATKKNTMKKKKPLIPLLGALFTKKKAK comes from the exons ATGCCGACGATCATGGAAAGAGAATCGGAAAAGGAAGGTGCAGTTATGGTAATCGGAAGAGCTGAGATCGACACGCGTCCTCCCTTCAAGTCTGTCAAAGAAGCAGTTATGCTCTTTGGAGAAACTATTCTCGCCGGTGGAATCTATGCCAAACACATCCAAGAG ATGCAAGCAAACAGAGGAAATGAGAATGGAGAACACAAATCCAAGTTAGGTGCCATGGCATGGGAGCTTCAAGAAACTAAGCAGAGTCTCCAGAAAGCTAAGGAAGAAGGGGACATGATGGCAGATTGTCTCAAATCCATTGAGCATGAACTCGAGCAGGCGAGGAATGAGCTTCAGAGACTGAAATCTTCTCGAGATTTGACCGATCCTGCCATTGATTTGGAAACTGAGGAACTCAAGTTCATAGAAAATCAAGTCCTGAAAAGGGATGATCAAGAAGAAGGCTTTATTGGGCTTGAGAAGAAAAGGTCTGTCAAGTTTGCCAACCCCCCATTACTAACCAAGGTCATCACCACAAGCACAGTAACAGAAGAGACAGAGAAGGCGACAAAGAAGAatacgatgaagaagaagaagccatTAATCCCTCTTCTGGGAGCATTGTTTACGAAAAAGAAGGCAAAATAA
- the LOC124938570 gene encoding RNA demethylase ALKBH9B-like: MDGQDPPQDKGDPFLLNYNSADLRIASEFLLNWLPFLSKDLCQLCCQTLSDRVRSIIPDPESDEATEPLNKECIFAASTSNNDDFNYNDNTNSLGSWKGSEEEEKVEMNDLSSFQAKEPTSTNEDWRSFEAREPPLKKEPTSNNKDWSSFEASEQPPLKKEPTSNNKDRRSFEASKQPPLKKEPISNNEDSNYLSEDDFEVDDDEEEVHREVVKRQSRSGEATMTVRVLQNAHLSKEEKKHNRFSNVKREMDYICLERVEGRIVNIISGLELHTGVFSAAEQTKIVDFVYQLQEMGKISKAGPLHRQRQKRRLTLHFGCVYNYGFDKRGNPPGILRDVIVDPLPKIFKTMIKRLVRWHVVPPTCIPDSCTVHVYEEGDSIPPHIDNYDFLRPFCTVSLLSECSMVFGSNLTFLGAGDYSGSHEISLPVGSVVVLNGNSADVSKHFMPAVPAKRISITFRKMDESKWPTAYNPEPDLQGIQPLGYANNKTRWQKNPRPVDKQQAARRVGGGNREGSYARENLGGGNREGSYARENLGGGNREGSYARENLGGGNREGSYARENVGGGNREGSYARENVGRPGSLQIHRGPDNTRRVRVNPDRYD, translated from the exons ATGGACGGTCAAGACCCACCTCAAGACAAAGGGGACCCTTTCTTGCTCAACTATAACTCTGCCGATCTTCGAATCGCTTCAGAATTTCTATTAAACTGGCTTCCTTTCCTCAGTAAAGATCTCTGTCAACTATGTTGTCAGACTCTTTCTGATCGTGTCCGATCCATCATCCCAGACCCAG AATCTGATGAAGCCACAGAACCCTTAAACAAAGAATGTATTTTCGCCGCTTCCACTTCAAACAACGATGATTTCAACTATAATGACAATACGAATTCTCTTGGAAGTTGGAAGGGttcggaagaagaagaaaaggtgGAAATGAATGATTTGAGTTCTTTTCAAGCCAAAGAACCCACTTCAACTAATGAGGATTGGAGATCTTTTGAAGCCAGAGAACCCCCCTTAAAGAAAGAACCCACTTCAAATAATAAGGATTGGAGCTCTTTTGAAGCCAGTGAACAACCCCCCTTAAAGAAAGAACCCACTTCAAATAATAAGGATAGGAGATCTTTCGAAGCCAGTAAACAACCCCCCTTAAAGAAAGAACCCATTTCAAATAATGAGGATTCCAACTATCTTAGCGAAGATGACTTTgaagttgatgatgatgaagaagaagtacACAGAGAGGTGGTTAAAAGACAATCACGATCAGGTGAGGCAACAATGACAGTGAGAGTGCTGCAGAACGCCCATTTGTCCAAGGAGGAGAAGAAGCATAATCGGTTCAGCAATGTGAAGAGAGAAATGGATTACATATGTCTGGAGAGAGTTGAAGGCAGGATAGTTAACATCATTAGTGGGCTGGAACTTCACACTGGCGTTTTCAGTGCTGCAGAGCAGACAAAGATTGTTGATTTTGTATATCAGCTTCAAGAAATGGGAAAAATATCCAAAG CCGGACCACTGCACCGGCAGAGGCAAAAGAGACGCCTCACTCTTCATTTTGGCTGTGTCTATAACTATGGTTTT GATAAACGTGGGAATCCTCCTGGAATCCTTCGAGATGTGATTGTAGATCCTTtgccaaaaatatttaagacgATGATTAAGAGGCTGGTCAGATGGCACGTTGTTCCTCCAACTTGCATACCTGATAGTTGCACTGTGCACGTGTACGAAGAGGGTGATTCCATACCACCTCACATTGACAATTACGATTTTCTTAGACCTTTTTGCACGGTTTCGTTACTCAGTGAGTGCAGTATGGTTTTCGGATCAAACTTGACGTTTCTTGGAGCTGGTGATTACAGTGGTTCCCATGAAATTTCCCTGCCTGTCGG ATCTGTTGTGGTTTTGAATGGAAACTCAGCCGATGTTTCCAAGCATTTCATGCCGGCTGTTCCAGCTAAGAG GATATCAATAACATTTCGAAAAATGGATGAATCTAAATGGCCTACTGCATACAATCCAGAACCAGATCTACAAGGAATTCAGCCACTCGGTTATGCAAACAACAAAACAAGATGGCAGAAAAATCCAAGGCCGGTTGACAAACAGCAGGCAGCAAGGAGAGTAGGTGGAGGTAATAGAGAAGGATCATACGCGAGAGAGAATCTAGGCGGAGGTAATAGAGAAGGATCATACGCGAGAGAGAATCTAGGCGGAGGTAATAGAGAAGGATCATACGCAAGAGAGAATCTAGGCGGAGGTAATAGAGAAGGATCATACGCGAGAGAGAATGTAGGCGGAGGTAATAGAGAAGGATCATACGCGAGAGAGAATGTAGGCCGTCCTGGCTCGCTTCAGATTCACCGAGGGCCTGATAATACGCGAAGGGTGAGGGTTAATCCAGACAGATATGATTGA
- the LOC124940726 gene encoding uncharacterized protein LOC124940726, with amino-acid sequence MGDVVKQMLAKPIQLADQVIKSADEASSFKSECSELKSKTEKLVTLLRQAARASNDLYERPTRRIIDDTEQVLDKALSLVIKCRAHGLVKRVFTIIPTAAFRKMFALLENSIGDVSWLLRVSAPAEDRDDGYLGLPPIAANEPILCLIWEQIAILYTGSPENRSDSAASLVSLARDNDRYGKLIIEEGGVVPLLRLVKEGKPEGQENAARAIGLLGRDPESVEYMIHAGACSVFAKVLKEGPMKVQAVVAWTISELAAHYPTCQDLFAQHNIIRLLVGHLAFETVQEHSKYAIAGKSLHAVVVANNNYTVAAAGAGAIPNLIDDDDLHNGNKINHPLAKANTKKPAAPSQMHQVIANTMAMKTQPNQQPQKYQTQHSHLGSGVNMKLGGRDQEDQATKTHMKSMSARALWQLARGNSAICKSITESRALLCFAVLLEKGRDEVQYNSAMALMAITSVAEKDSELRRSAFKPSSPACKAVVDQLLRIINEEDSDLLIPCINSIGNLARTFRATETRMINPLVKLLDEKEVDVSIEAAIALTKFASSENFLCVDHSKAIISCGGTKHLIQLAYFGEQIVQTAAVILLANIAKHVPDSEELAELKVLNVLEWASKQGQVVQDEAVEELLIETRSKLELYQSRGSMGFH; translated from the coding sequence ATGGGGGACGTAGTAAAACAGATGCTGGCAAAGCCAATCCAACTAGCAGACCAAGTCATTAAATCAGCCGATGAAGCCAGCTCTTTCAAATCAGAATGTTCCGAACTAAAATCCAAGACCGAAAAACTAGTAACCCTTCTCCGTCAAGCCGCTCGCGCCAGCAACGATCTCTACGAACGTCCAACCCGTCGTATCATCGATGATACAGAACAAGTCCTAGACAAAGCTCTTTCCCTCGTCATCAAATGCCGAGCCCACGGTCTAGTTAAACGTGTATTCACCATCATACCCACCGCCGCATTCCGGAAAATGTTCGCCCTACTCGAAAACTCAATTGGTGATGTATCCTGGCTTCTCCGTGTCTCTGCCCCAGCCGAGGATCGAGATGATGGGTATCTCGGTCTACCTCCAATCGCAGCTAATGAACCAATCCTCTGCCTAATTTGGGAACAAATCGCTATTCTTTATACTGGGTCACCGGAAAATCGATCAGATTCCGCCGCCTCTCTAGTGTCGCTTGCACGCGACAATGATCGTTACGGGAAACTTATCATTGAAGAAGGCGGCGTCGTTCCTTTGCTCCGATTGGTTAAAGAAGGGAAACCTGAAGGACAGGAGAATGCTGCGAGAGCGATTGGACTTCTGGGTAGAGATCCGGAAAGCGTTGAGTATATGATTCACGCCGGCGCTTGTTCTGTTTTCGCGAAAGTTCTTAAAGAAGGACCGATGAAAGTTCAGGCTGTCGTGGCTTGGACTATATCGGAACTTGCTGCCCATTACCCAACCTGTCAAGATCTATTCGCTCAGCACAATATAATCCGTCTTCTCGTCGGCCATCTCGCTTTCGAAACAGTTCAAGAACATAGCAAATACGCCATCGCCGGAAAATCCCTTCACGCGGTTGTGGTAGCAAACAACAACTATACCGTCGCCGCCGCTGGTGCCGGAGCCATCCCTAATCTCATCGACGACGATGATCTACATAATGGAAACAAAATCAACCACCCATTAGCCAAAGCCAATACCAAGAAGCCAGCTGCCCCTAGTCAAATGCATCAGGTAATTGCAAATACAATGGCTATGAAAACTCAACCCAATCAACAAcctcaaaaatatcaaactcaACATAGCCATTTGGGTTCTGGTGTAAACATGAAATTAGGAGGAAGGGATCAAGAAGATCAAGCAACAAAAACCCATATGAAATCAATGTCTGCCAGAGCCCTCTGGCAGCTCGCGAGAGGAAATTCCGCCATTTGCAAGAGCATAACAGAATCAAGAGCCCTCCTCTGTTTCGCAGTCTTATTAGAAAAAGGAAGAGATGAAGTCCAATACAATTCGGCTATGGCATTAATGGCAATAACCAGTGTTGCAGAAAAAGATTCCGAATTGAGAAGATCAGCATTCAAACCAAGCTCACCCGCCTGTAAAGCAGTTGTTGATCAATTACTAAGAATCATAAACGAGGAAGATTCAGATCTTCTAATCCCCTGTATTAACTCAATCGGGAACTTGGCTAGAACATTCCGGGCAACTGAGACCAGAATGATAAATCCGTTGGTGAAGCTTCTAGACGAAAAGGAAGTAGATGTATCTATAGAAGCAGCCATTGCATTAACCAAATTCGCTTCAAGTGAAAACTTTCTCTGCGTTGATCATTCGAAGGCGATTATAAGCTGTGGAGGGACAAAGCATCTAATTCAACTGGCTTACTTTGGGGAGCAAATAGTTCAGACGGCGGCTGTTATACTTTTAGCTAACATTGCTAAGCATGTGCCGGATAGTGAGGAATTAGCAGAGTTGAAGGTGCTGAATGTTCTAGAATGGGCATCGAAACAAGGGCAGGTTGTGCAAGACGAAGCGGTTGAGGAATTGCTGATTGAAACTAGGAGTAAACTCGAGCTATATCAATCAAGAGGTTCAATGGGATTTCATTAA